One window of the Cryptomeria japonica chromosome 7, Sugi_1.0, whole genome shotgun sequence genome contains the following:
- the LOC131856956 gene encoding uncharacterized protein LOC131856956 → MSFEFKSVLVTSLCTFGGGTAGVAGRIIGVVDVVVGSIGVGGVVDGFDATNGIISFVGAAVGSISVGGVVDGFDASDGIISFVGAIGAVIGSISVGGAADGFDAIDGIISFVGAVGVVDGFDAIDGIISFIGAVGVVGVADIIKDDCLGVIG, encoded by the coding sequence atgtcttttgaatttaAGAGTGTATTGGTCACGAGTTTATGCACTTTTGGAGGTGGGACTGCTGGGGTTGCTGGTaggattattggtgttgttgatgttgttgttgggaGTATCGGTGTTGGTGGTGTTGTTGATGGATTTGATGCTACTAatgggattatcagttttgttGGTGCTGCTGTTGGGAGTATCAGTGTTGGTGGTGTTGTTGATGGCTTTGATGCTTctgatgggattatcagttttgttGGTGCAATTGGTGCTGTTATTGGGAGTATCAGTGTTGGTGGTGCTGCTGATGGATTTGATGCTATtgatgggattatcagttttgtGGGTGCAGTTGGTGTTGTTGATGGCTTTGATGCTATTGATGGGATTATCAGTTTTATTGGCgcagttggtgttgttggtgtcgCAGATATAATCAAGGATGACTGCCTTGGAGTAATTGGTTGA